From the Chloroflexus aurantiacus J-10-fl genome, one window contains:
- the nfi gene encoding deoxyribonuclease V (cleaves DNA at apurinic or apyrimidinic sites), giving the protein MPTIDTSDERVAAAIAEQQELRARVRLHDDYSELQLVAGVDAGFEADGTLIRAAVVVVRLPDLAPVDYALVRQPVTFPYVPGLLAFREAPAIIAAIRQLRTTPDLIICDGHGIAHPRRCGIACHIGVLLDLPAIGCAKQRLIGRFTEPLPERGDRSPLYDGDDLIGWVVRTRATARPVFISPGHRVSLERAPDLVMACTTRFRLPEPTRLAHRLASHDDAPLTSDSPPLL; this is encoded by the coding sequence ATGCCGACGATTGATACCAGTGATGAGCGAGTCGCCGCAGCCATCGCCGAGCAGCAGGAACTCCGTGCCCGTGTACGCTTGCACGACGACTACAGCGAATTACAGCTCGTTGCCGGGGTCGATGCCGGTTTTGAAGCCGATGGTACGCTCATTCGGGCGGCGGTTGTGGTTGTGCGGTTACCCGATCTGGCACCGGTTGATTATGCATTGGTGCGGCAACCGGTGACCTTTCCCTACGTGCCCGGTCTGCTTGCTTTTCGCGAGGCACCGGCAATTATCGCTGCGATCAGACAATTGCGGACGACGCCTGATCTGATCATCTGCGATGGTCACGGCATTGCCCATCCGCGCCGGTGCGGCATTGCCTGTCATATCGGTGTGCTCCTCGATCTACCGGCAATCGGTTGCGCAAAGCAACGTCTGATCGGGCGATTTACCGAACCCTTGCCTGAACGCGGTGATCGCAGTCCGTTGTACGATGGCGATGATCTGATTGGATGGGTGGTACGCACCCGCGCTACTGCCCGACCGGTCTTCATCTCTCCCGGTCATCGAGTCAGCCTTGAGCGCGCCCCCGATCTGGTGATGGCCTGTACCACCAGATTTCGCCTGCCCGAACCGACGCGCCTGGCCCATCGCCTGGCTTCGCACGACGACGCACCGCTCACCTCAGATTCTCCGCCACTGTTGTAA
- a CDS encoding sulfite oxidase-like oxidoreductase, with the protein MFNPFKRKDQAQSDQSHRVPPGQYVTEKFPVLHYGSVPKYTNVEEQWDLRCWGELAEPVRFSFREFRALPTTTIKTDIHCVTRWSKLDTTWEGVSFREFLRHIPPLKPSARFVIAHSEQGYTANLPLEALLDDDVMLAYKYEGQELTPEHGYPLRLLVPKKYFWKSAKWLRGIEFLDHDRLGFWERYGYNNNADPWREERYADD; encoded by the coding sequence ATGTTCAACCCTTTCAAGCGGAAAGACCAGGCTCAATCCGATCAGAGTCATCGCGTCCCGCCGGGCCAGTATGTTACCGAGAAATTTCCAGTATTGCACTACGGTTCTGTTCCTAAGTATACCAATGTTGAGGAGCAGTGGGATCTGCGCTGTTGGGGTGAATTAGCGGAACCGGTGCGCTTCAGCTTCCGCGAATTTCGCGCTTTGCCAACCACCACCATCAAAACCGATATTCATTGTGTAACACGCTGGAGCAAGCTCGATACAACCTGGGAAGGGGTTAGCTTCCGCGAGTTTCTCCGCCATATTCCACCGCTGAAGCCATCGGCCCGCTTTGTGATTGCGCATAGTGAGCAGGGGTATACTGCAAACCTACCGCTTGAAGCCCTCCTTGACGATGATGTGATGCTGGCATACAAATATGAGGGGCAGGAGCTGACCCCAGAACATGGCTATCCGCTGCGGCTACTGGTGCCAAAGAAGTATTTCTGGAAGAGCGCCAAATGGCTGCGGGGGATTGAATTTCTCGACCATGATCGGCTGGGATTCTGGGAGCGTTACGGCTACAACAACAACGCTGATCCCTGGCGTGAAGAACGGTATGCCGACGATTGA